One segment of Ipomoea triloba cultivar NCNSP0323 chromosome 12, ASM357664v1 DNA contains the following:
- the LOC116000092 gene encoding calcineurin B-like protein 1 isoform X1: MGCFVFKAKRQVYEDEANLAAETHFTVKEVKALFQLFRKLSSCIIDDGFISKEEFQIGLFRNSRKQSFFTDRVTSILCSPFFPVFDICIYCLRILDQMFKLFDSKNDGLIEFGEFIRALSVFHPDASLEEKADFLFKLYDVCHVGFIEHGGVKEMVMALLNESELTLPDHIIEAIINKTFKEADCNGDGKIDAEEWKDFVSTNPSLLKNMTIPYLKDITAAFPSFVMKPDMDTDEINVAI, encoded by the exons ATGGGATGCTTTGTTTTCAAGGCAAAACGACAAGTGTATGAAGATGAAGCCAATCTAGCAGCAGAAACTCACT TTACAGTGAAAGAAGTGAAGGCCCTCTTTCAACTTTTCAGGAAACTAAGCAGTTGTATAATAGATGATGGCTTCATCAGCAAA GAAGAATTCCAGATTGGACTGTTCAGAAACAGCAGAAAACAGTCTTTCTTTACAGATAGGGTAACTTCCATTCTCTGCAGCCCTTTTTTTCCAGTCtttgatatatgtatatattgtttGAGGATTTTGGATCAGATGTTCAAGCTGTTCGACTCCAAGAACGATGGACTTATAGAATTCGGGGAGTTTATTCGAGCATTAAGCGTTTTCCACCCTGATGCTTCCCTGGAAGAGAAAGCTGATT TTTTGTTTAAGCTATACGACGTATGTCATGTTGGCTTCATTGAACACGGAGGG GTCAAGGAAATGGTTATGGCACTTCTGAATGAGTCAGAATTGACACTTCCTGATCATATTATTGAAGCTATTATTAACAAG ACTTTTAAGGAAGCAGACTGTAATGGTGATGGGAAGATAGATGCAGAAGAGTGGAAGGATTTTGTATCCACAAATCCATCTTTGTTGAAGAACATGACAATCCCATATTTGAA GGATATCACAGCTGCATTTCCCAGCTTTGTGATGAAACCAGATATGGACACAGATGAGATAAACGTCGCTATCTGA
- the LOC116000092 gene encoding calcineurin B-like protein 1 isoform X2, protein MGCFVFKAKRQVYEDEANLAAETHFTVKEVKALFQLFRKLSSCIIDDGFISKEEFQIGLFRNSRKQSFFTDRMFKLFDSKNDGLIEFGEFIRALSVFHPDASLEEKADFLFKLYDVCHVGFIEHGGVKEMVMALLNESELTLPDHIIEAIINKTFKEADCNGDGKIDAEEWKDFVSTNPSLLKNMTIPYLKKKQKNLYSTRDITAAFPSFVMKPDMDTDEINVAI, encoded by the exons ATGGGATGCTTTGTTTTCAAGGCAAAACGACAAGTGTATGAAGATGAAGCCAATCTAGCAGCAGAAACTCACT TTACAGTGAAAGAAGTGAAGGCCCTCTTTCAACTTTTCAGGAAACTAAGCAGTTGTATAATAGATGATGGCTTCATCAGCAAA GAAGAATTCCAGATTGGACTGTTCAGAAACAGCAGAAAACAGTCTTTCTTTACAGATAGG ATGTTCAAGCTGTTCGACTCCAAGAACGATGGACTTATAGAATTCGGGGAGTTTATTCGAGCATTAAGCGTTTTCCACCCTGATGCTTCCCTGGAAGAGAAAGCTGATT TTTTGTTTAAGCTATACGACGTATGTCATGTTGGCTTCATTGAACACGGAGGG GTCAAGGAAATGGTTATGGCACTTCTGAATGAGTCAGAATTGACACTTCCTGATCATATTATTGAAGCTATTATTAACAAG ACTTTTAAGGAAGCAGACTGTAATGGTGATGGGAAGATAGATGCAGAAGAGTGGAAGGATTTTGTATCCACAAATCCATCTTTGTTGAAGAACATGACAATCCCATATTTGAA aaaaaaacaaaaaaatttatattctacCAGGGATATCACAGCTGCATTTCCCAGCTTTGTGATGAAACCAGATATGGACACAGATGAGATAAACGTCGCTATCTGA
- the LOC116000092 gene encoding calcineurin B-like protein 1 isoform X3, with translation MGCFVFKAKRQVYEDEANLAAETHFTVKEVKALFQLFRKLSSCIIDDGFISKEEFQIGLFRNSRKQSFFTDRMFKLFDSKNDGLIEFGEFIRALSVFHPDASLEEKADFLFKLYDVCHVGFIEHGGVKEMVMALLNESELTLPDHIIEAIINKTFKEADCNGDGKIDAEEWKDFVSTNPSLLKNMTIPYLKDITAAFPSFVMKPDMDTDEINVAI, from the exons ATGGGATGCTTTGTTTTCAAGGCAAAACGACAAGTGTATGAAGATGAAGCCAATCTAGCAGCAGAAACTCACT TTACAGTGAAAGAAGTGAAGGCCCTCTTTCAACTTTTCAGGAAACTAAGCAGTTGTATAATAGATGATGGCTTCATCAGCAAA GAAGAATTCCAGATTGGACTGTTCAGAAACAGCAGAAAACAGTCTTTCTTTACAGATAGG ATGTTCAAGCTGTTCGACTCCAAGAACGATGGACTTATAGAATTCGGGGAGTTTATTCGAGCATTAAGCGTTTTCCACCCTGATGCTTCCCTGGAAGAGAAAGCTGATT TTTTGTTTAAGCTATACGACGTATGTCATGTTGGCTTCATTGAACACGGAGGG GTCAAGGAAATGGTTATGGCACTTCTGAATGAGTCAGAATTGACACTTCCTGATCATATTATTGAAGCTATTATTAACAAG ACTTTTAAGGAAGCAGACTGTAATGGTGATGGGAAGATAGATGCAGAAGAGTGGAAGGATTTTGTATCCACAAATCCATCTTTGTTGAAGAACATGACAATCCCATATTTGAA GGATATCACAGCTGCATTTCCCAGCTTTGTGATGAAACCAGATATGGACACAGATGAGATAAACGTCGCTATCTGA